The following coding sequences lie in one Ostrinia nubilalis chromosome 2, ilOstNubi1.1, whole genome shotgun sequence genomic window:
- the LOC135085547 gene encoding thialysine N-epsilon-acetyltransferase, whose product MSTEKYNDKEIQIRAANKEDMKAVAEMIQELADFEKMPSGPKMSVRDLERDGFEINPPAFRCKIAELNNKTGSQPLVGYALYFPTYSTWEGRSMMLEDLYVRSSERSRGVGKRLFNAVAKEASSTGCSRLDFHVLEWNPARSFYEGKGAVNLTTAEQWCYYRLAGEALQNASAEGGEA is encoded by the exons ATGAGTACCGAAAAATATAACGACAAGGAAATACAAATTCGAGCTGCAAATAAAGAAGACATGAAAGCGGTCGCTGAAATGATCCAG GAACTTGCCGATTTCGAAAAGATGCCTAGCGGCCCGAAAATGTCAGTAAGAG ACTTGGAGCGCGATGGGTTTGAAATAAACCCCCCAGCGTTTCGGTGCAAGATCGCCGAATTGAACAACAAAACTGGCAGCCAGCCATTGGTGGGATACGCGCTGTACTTCCCCACGTACTCCACGTGGGAGGGCCGCTCCATGATGCTGGAGGATTTGTATGTGCGCAGCAGCGAGCGGAGCCGAGGCGTCGGCAAGAGGCTATTCAACGCAGTCGCTAAG GAAGCATCATCTACCGGCTGCTCGCGTCTAGACTTCCATGTCTTAGAATGGAATCCAGCTCGCTCGTTCTATGAGGGCAAGGGGGCGGTCAACTTGACCACCGCGGAGCAGTGGTGCTACTACCGCCTCGCGGGCGAGGCTCTGCAGAACGCGTCGGCCGAGGGGGGCGAGGCTTGA